The genomic stretch AATGGGGATGACACTTCCCTCCCCAGCCATAATATAACCTTTAAAGCCGCCAAGGGATCCGATCAATGCTCCAATAACTAAGATAACAAAGGAGATATGCGTTATAAATGATCCCCAATTGCCGAGACGATGCTTCTGGGCGGTAAAGTTCCATTCTCCCTCTTTTTCCAGCTGGCTCACATGGTAGCCCTTTTTCTTAAGGACTTCCTGAGTTCTTTGCCTGAGTGCCTCACTATCCTTACTGTTTACTTGACTAAAAATCTTTTGCGGAAGTGCGGAATGCTCATGAGGGGGTTCAGGTTGAAAGCTCAGCTTATAGACTCCCCCGAAACGTTGTACGCTACACACAATAAGATTGATACAGAGTAACCCTAATAAGAACTGAAACCAGGGGGATGCATAGATATTGGTAAATCCTAATGTTTTCCAGATATCTGCAACTGCGTCAGCCCCCTCCGGATCAAGGGAAACTTGAGGTACCAAGGTTCCTATTCCCGAGACCAAGGCAACAACACCGAGCAGAAACAGCCCCGTTTTCATAGAACTAAAAATGTCCCAAATCTTCTCCACAAATCCTTCTGACTTATTACTCATGATACCCTCCAGTAACAATTTTGGATAATCTTAGATTCACCAAAGGCTTATTTTATGTATTATTTTACACTATATACCCTACTAATCCTAGATGGGAGGATTGTTTCACAGAAAAATCATAGTTCTTTGAGATTTAAGTAAGATATTATTAAGAAATCAGTAAGATAAATAGTGAATTTATGCACTTTCTTACATAAAAACCCGTAGACCCTGTCTTCTCACTTGTCTTGAGTTAAGCAATAGTTTAAGTGGATAAGGGAGGGAGTCAATGGGTGGATTGGTTTAGTGATAAAAAGAAAAGGCAAAGCTCCTCATATTATGTCTGTTACGGAGTGAAGCTTTGCCTGCATGATTTATCTATGAGATTATCTAATCCTAACTTAGCTTAAGGTTCCGTTCCAAATGGGTAGAGCTGCAAAAATAACCACATAACGCAACACAAAGCCACCCAAAACCACGAAAGCATCGCTAAGAAGGAGAACCTTCGCAAATCCATGTTCTTCATGTACAGCAACTGAGCTGCTACTTCCGGCTGCAGCCTGTACATGACCGCTATGGGCAGAACTGCCAAGCTTTCTAATTCCATAGGCTGAGATGAGAAGCGGAATCACGAGTCCTAGTCCGACTAAGAAGACCCAGAACCAAAGAGCGAGATCACCGGAAATTGCTTTACCGGCTGATTCAGCCGCAACGGCACCTTTGTTTCCCGCGTTAGCCAAGCTGAAGATAAAGGCCACAAGAACAATCTCCAAGCTCACAAGATAAAAGTGAAGCTTTGTCGTCTTATATTCATCTGTTGCCAGACCTCTATCAATAATATTAGCCACTAAAATCGTGATGGAGAGACCTGTAGAAATAGCTGAGATAACAAATAATATTGGCATAGCAAAGCTATTCCAGAAGGGAATTGCTTCAACAACAGCAACAAGAAGACCAGTGTAAGCACACGTAGCTAAGGCCAAAATCGCACCCAAGCCTTCGAGACCCTTGGGAATTGCCTTTTTCTTTAAGGTAAAGAAGGCAACAACTAGTCCTACGCAGATGAATAAGGCCAGAATATACACACCCCAAGTCATAACTGAAGAGGTGATGTTTCTTAAAAGTCCAATTAAAAGCCAAGGTTTCTTCAACCCTTGACCTAAGTCAAATACTAAGAGCGCTGTACCAAAGGCTACGATAGGTGCAGCCATAAAATATCCTGCACGCTTTAAGGCGGGTGAATTTCCTAACCACCCTTTTCCGGCAGCATATGAAGTTAGGTATGCTCCAGCACCTAAACCACCTAAAAAGAGATATATGACGATTAACCATCCCCAATGAAGATGCATGTTTCTTTTTCCTCCTTACTTCTTTAAGCTTTCGGAATAATGACAAATGAAGGGTTGGTAATGCTGACTGGCGGAAGACCATTGACTTCCGGAGCAACAGCACCCGGTATCTTGCGAAGTTCAGTCATATCGCCATAGTTAAGTGCATCAACAGGACAGGCAGTTACACAAGCAGGTTGACCGCCAGCGTCTTGAATCTCGACGCAGAAGCTACATTTTGTAACAGCTCCTGTACCGGACTTAATAAATTGAGGCGCATGATATGGGCAGGCATAGACGCAATAGGCGCAGCCAACGCATTTTTTGGTATCGTGTACTACGATGCCATCTTTTTCGCGTTTTGTATAAGCTTTTACTGGGCATACAGTCATACATGCCGGCTCTTCACAGTGATTGCAGCTCATGGACAAGAACACTGATCCCTTTTCAGTCTTGGCTGAATGCACTTTACGCCATTCTGCTCCCGGCTCCCAATTGTTCGTTTGTTTACAAGCCTTGGCACACAACTTACAGTTTATACATTTGTTTTGGTCATACGAGAAACCTAATTGCTTCGATTCACCCGACTCCGTTCCCGCTGCCTTAACACTCGTTTCTTTTAAGCTTCCCATTGGGATGCCTACGGCCACAGCGGCAGCAGTTAACGCCCCAACCTTTAAAGCAGTACGACGTGTTAATTTTACATCGAGCTTTGACAAATGGAACAACCCCTTTCTCTAAATCCCTCTCTTGTACTTACCCATTTTTTCACCACAAAAAGCTTATGACCACGTTTATAAAACAAAATAAATGATTGTATTAATTATGGTCGTCACACTTTGCTCTTTGTCCTGTAAAAAGAATACCATAGAAATTATTTATTGCAAAGTACAACTTTTCGGTAATTTTTACATCTCTAAATCATTTCATAAAGATTTCACAATTATCATCCGTTATCTGTCGTTAATCGATTTTCGCCCTGCATATTCATTCTTATGATTAATGGTTAGAGCACCATCGCGTTAAAGAAACAGATCGAAAGAATTGCCTTACCATCAATCCCTTCGATCTGAATAGTCTTTTCCTTATTTTAAAACTTTCGAGCTTTGATAAAGCAAGCCAGCTCCACTAACGCTTTACGGGTGGGTACATTAGGAAGCTCTTGCAAGTGAGTATTAGCTTTGTTTATGTATAAATCAACATAATGCATTGAGGCTTCAATGGCTCCTGATTCTTTAATCATGCGAATTGATTCGGTGATTTCTCCTTCGGTCTTTTCAGTCTTCCCAAGGATTTTGCGCAATTGGTCTTTATCCTTAGATCGATCTAAAGCGAGAATCAGAGGCAAAGTCATGATTCCTTGACGAATATCTCCCCCCACGGGTTTACCCAGCTCAGATGCTTCAGAAGTTACATCCAGTACATCATCCACGACTTGAAAAGCCATTCCCAAGTCATGACCATATGCTCCCAAGGCCCACACTTCACGGCGCGGTGCAGAGGAGACTATAGCACCCAGTTTGCAACTGGCTGAGATAAGCATGGCTGTTTTGCGCTTTATACGATAGTAATATTGTTTTAGATTTTGGTTTACATCATTGGATGCTTTTATCTGTTGAATTTCTCCCTGACTCATTTCAACACTCACTTCAGCGAGAATCCGCGATACATCGGGGTGATTAATCTGGGCCAGCAACTCTAGAGCTTTGGCTAATAGATAATCCCCTGTTGCTATGGATACTATGTTTCCCCACTTTGCTTTAACTGTAGGACGACCTCGTCGGGTGGTTGAAGCATCGACTACATCATCATGGACAAGTGTAGCCATATGAATCAGCTCTAAAGCCATGGCCACTGGAAGAAGCTTATCAATAGGATAACCATAAAATTTACCCGCTAAAAGAGTAAAAGCTGGACGTAATCGTTTCCCACCAGCGTCTAGTAATTGAACAGCAGATTGATCCAACACGGGGAAATCTGTTTCAATATAGGCATGAAGTTCTTTTTCAACTCTCTGTAAATCGGAGTTGATCTGATTAAAAAGCCAAAGTTGTTTCAATATTGGTTCACCTGCTTGTACCCTATTTTTCGTGGGAAACCATATCTTGTGGAAGTTCCGCAAGGGGATCCTCATCATAAGTTAATAGTTCTTCCTCAGACGTATCGTTCTCACCAGGTGTGGGATTTGTGGTTTCAGAATCATCAGTTGCTTCGGTCTTAGCTGCGTCTGCTGTTCCCTGCGTATCTGCCTGGCTGGATTTCTTTGGGGTGGTTGTTGGTGTCTTTAAAGTCTCATCCAGTGTCTTCTTAAGTACATTACTTGGAGTATCGACGACATCCTGAAATTCCTTCGTCATATCTCCAGCAATCTTCTTTATCTCAAACACCACTTTGCCGATGGCGCGAGCCACGTCCGGGAGATCTTCCGGTCCGAACAATACTAAGGCGATAACCAGTAATACAATAATTTCATTGAAACTCATTTCTTACCCCCCCTATCCTTGCAGTGTCTTTTCTCGATTTCGCACCACAATATACCCGAGCCAGATACTAACCTCATACAGTAAATAGGTAGGTAAAACCATAAGACTCTGTGTCATGATATCCGGAGTTGGTGAAATGAGCATGGTTACGACAACGATGCCAAAAAAAGCATACTTCCGCTTTTTTGCCAAACTAGCTGGAGTAATTACCCCGATGCGAATCAAGAGTAGTAATACAACCGGTAGTTGGAACACCAAGCCAAAGGTTAGGATAAACCGAATGATAAACGTCAAATAGGACGACTTAGTTAATAAAGGTGTTGAATCTACCGCCGCTCCACCTGCGAAAAGGAGAAATTTTAGGCCGATGGGAATAACAAAGAAAAAAGCAAAGGCCAAACCGGCGACAAAGAGAATCAGGGAACTGGGCACAATCATATACAGATATTTCTTTTCGTTCTGCTTTAAAGCCGGGAGAACAAAACTCCAGATTTGCCAGAAAATAATCGGCAAGGCGAGAACGACTCCGACAACTAATGAAACTTTCAATTTAACCATAATAGGTTCCATTGGAGTTGTGGTAATAAAATCTACTGTTCCAATCTGAAGAACCGGATTAGCGAGAAACCGATAGACAGGATCGCTATAAATCCATCCCACTACCGTACCTAATACGATTCCGTAGGCTGCAAATAATAAAACTTTGCGTAATGCGCTAATATGCTCCATGAGTGGCATATTCTCGTCCAAACGTTTCCGCCTACGCATTCCCACACATCCTTCCCTACTTCTTCTAGCACTAATTAAGTATATTTTTAAGCTTAAAGCAGCAAATCGTTCGCATGTAATTTTAACATGGAATAACTGTAGTTACAAAACAAACCTATTCATAATTAATCTTCAGAGTTTCTATTTTCAAATGACTTTCGATATAATTGATGAGTTCCCCTAAAGAGTGACCTTTGGGATTAGGTAGTTCTAGCAGGACGTTACGAGCTTCATGCAAAGCATCATTAATTACATTATCCTCAACTTGATCCTGTGAGGCAGCCCAGGCAAGCCCTAGGTTCCATCCTAAAACTTCACATTGGTTTTGCACTTTTACCGGGCAACCTGACAACTCTGCTCCTAGACGTGCGGCAAGACCTGTCAAGGTTGCTCTTTCCATCTCGAAAATCTTCAAAAATTCAGCTTGATCCACTGTTCTATCTTTAGCTAACCAACGGGTAATAGCCCCTTGATTCATACTCTCTATAACTTTTGCCAAGGGAGCCAAGAAATGTAGCATATTTTCTTTACATAAACTCAGAAAGAACTTTCCATAGAGAAAATCTCCGACAAGAACCGGAAATTGCCGTTTACTCTCTTCTAAATCAGGATCATCAGTCATCAAACGATGAACTTGGTCGGCCATAAATATGTATTGAAGAATTATTGCTAAGCGAATCGCTGAACGGTTAACCCCTCCGAAGGCTTGACTTATAGAAAGGACAATGAGAGAGCAGGCGTTATTATCCAGTTCGTCAAAATCCAATTCTACAAGGTCGTCAAATTCCGCAGCCTTGAGCTTGATTTCACGTCTGAGTGTTTTTCTTATTTCTTCAAGTTCCTCCTTGAAGTGTTCTGTCAATAGCGACAAGGCAATCTCTCCTTAATATTTGAGGCTAATCTAGGAAGTATTCGAGGCTTTTTACGAAAATCCTGCCCCTATCTTTTATTTCGCACTTCACTATCTTATTTTTTACCGGTTTAGACAAATCATCCTATAATGTATTAGCAAATATTTACATTAACGAAATTCAAAACAATAGACCTTGCAACTCTCCGTCACAAGGCCTACCTTGCTAGTCTTATCCTAGTCTGGAATAAAATAAATATCCCTCCTAAAGATTTACCGCTTCCTTTGAATCTTCAACGATCCCACGCTTCATTTCTGTAGCTGTCATATGACCTGCCATAAACTGCTCGGTCAAATAATTACAGGCATCCCAGGGATTGACCCGATCCCCACAAGTGAAGACGTCGACGGCTGCATAACCAAGTTCTGGCCATGTATGAATGGCTAAATGAGATTCTGAAATTACGACCACACCACTCACACCTTGAGGACTAAACTTATGAAATACCACCTCGCGCACTTCTGCGCCTGCTTCCAGGGCTGCGTTGACCATGATTGATTCGACTTCTTCGCGGTTATTAAGAATGTCGAAGTTGCAACCATAGATTTCAGCCAACACATGACGTCCCAGAGAATTGTTCATCTTGTCATCGTTGCCCCCTTTTCAATTGCAAAATAGAAGGAATTCTATCGAAACAATTGTAGCACAATGATGGTGCATGTCAATAAAAAAGTAAACCAGCTCTTGTTGTTCTACTCAGCTATATCTAAGGTGGAGAGTGCCATCCAATACCCTTGCCAAATCGCAACGACTTGTTTTCCGATGTTATTATAGTCTAAATGTATGGACATTAAATCGTCGATCATGACAGCAAATTCTTTTTCAATCCGTTCCCTCTTTCCTAGATGATCTTCTTGCTTGGCAACATGAAGCAAACGCAAACAGACAAAATCTGATTCTACAAAACGGTTAAACTCAAGTCGTTTCAATGCTAATACCCGCCCTTCCCTACTCTTGGCCACGCTCAGTTTAATATTATCAAAAGCGGTGCATACCTACAAACTATTCTAACATGAATTTTTCTATTCTACGTCCAAGGATAGCGCCATGGGCATAAATTGTGGCAAATTATAGTCTTGCATTTTAAGTTGACATATGTTATTTTATATAAGTCCCTCAAATACGGGGATCTAATCGGGGCGTGGCTCAGCTTGGTAGAGCGCTACCTTGGGGTGGTAGAGGTCGCATGTTCAAATCATGTCGCTCCGACCATATTTTAAAATATGAACCTACAAACTTGCTTGTCAAGACTTGTAGGTTTTTGTCTTTTTCTAGTTTTGTTTTCTTTCTAAGTATCTTTTCTAGCTATCTTCAATTCTGCCCGATAACTTCAATTTTACGGACCCCTTGAATCTCACCTAGACCAGCGAGCAGGTTTTCCGGGGTGTCCACCATCCCAGTATTTTCAATAGAGATTGTCACGTTAGCAATTCCTTGTAGAGGTATTCCCTGGTTAATCGTCAAGATATTTGCGCGGAAGCAAGCTATGGTATTTAAGACATTCGATAAAACTCCCGCAGTATTCTCTAAGGTCAAAGATAAGGTGATGATTTTCTCTTTACTCGCTTCGTAAAAGGGAAACACACCATCCTTGTACTTATAAAAGGCACTTCGGCTAAGCTGGACTCGATCCACAGCCTCATTAATGGTTTGGGCATCGCCTTTTACCAAAAGCTCCTTCGCCTGAGCTGTTTTGAGAATTGCCTCCGGCAGTATATTCTTACTGATGATTAAGAAATCCTTATTACGATTCTGACTAGCCATCTTTCTTCGCTCCTAGTACCTAAATCAACTTCAGACAACCTCAACTTAGGGCAACCTCATTGCTTCTGTAAGGATATTATAAGCAAATGTCCACTCTAAGGCAACATTTGTTTTTCTACAAGATACGCACAAAAAAAGAGGGCTCCCGCAGGAACCCACTCTTAAGGGTCTAAATGATGATGCAGATTAGACCACCATTACCGTCATTAACAATTCGTTGCAATGTATCTTGGAGCTTGTGTTGCGCATTTTCCGGCATCCGATAGAGCTTAGTTTGAACCCCTTCACGAACTAGGTCATGAAGTGATTTGCCAAAGATATTGGATTCCCACACCTTCTTGGGATCGGATTCGAATTCATCGAGGATGTAACGAACGAGATCCTCCGCCTGCTTCTCCGTTCCAATCAGAGGGGTGATTTCCGTGGTGACATCTGCACGCAGGATATGTAAAGATGGGGCACTAGCCTTTAACTTGATCCCATAATGCCCGCCGGATTTCACTAGTTCGGGCTCTTCTAGGAACATTTCATCGAGATGAGGTGTTACTACACCGTAGCCATGGGCGCGGACTTCATCAATAGCTGGTGCAATTTTATCCCATTCCTTCTTCGCTTTGCTATAGTCGAGGACCAATCTCATGAGTGTATGTTCCCCTTCTACATCGACGCCGGTCATTTCTTCGAGAACGGTCTTAAAGAGTCCATCGATGGCTGTCATCTCTATGTCAGCAGTTCCTGTTCCCAAATTCATCTGTTTGAGCAGAACATCTTGTGCATTAGGGCATTCGCCAAGTTTATCCAGTGCCATGTCAATATCCCGTATGCGACGAATTCCTTCGATGGATTGGCGTACTGCCTCTTCAAAGCTAGTCCTGACGGGGTGACTGGATTCAAGCTCTTCAACCCACTTAGGAATCTCAATATTGACTTCAGCGACGGGAAATTCATAGAGTACTTCTTCGAGAATTTGGGTAATATCTTCGGGGGTCATTTCCAGGCAGTTGACTGGAATCACGGGTACACCGTACTTTTCCTCAAGAGAGCTGGCTAGCTCCATGGACATTTCCGAATAAGGTCGAGTTGTGTTCATGACGATTACATAGGGTTTCCCTAGATGCTTTAATTCATCAATCACGCGTTCTTCAGCATCTACATAGGCCTCTCTGGGAATGTCTGTGATTGAACCATCTGTGGTGATCACGATACCGATGGTAGAGTGATCTGTTATGACCTTGCGCGTGCCAATCTCAGCTGCTTCTTGGAACGGGATGGGCTCATCGCTCCAAGAGGTTCGAACCAGCCTAGGCTCCTCCCCGTCTTCAGCCTCATAGCCAATGGCTCCCTCCACAGCATAGCCTACACAATCCACGAGACGAACTTTCATTTGAATACTGTCTTTGACTAAGATTTCCACTGCATCCGCTGGAATAAACTTGGGCTCTGTCGTAGTAATTTGTCTTCCCGAGCCACTTTGAGGAAGTTCATCGTTCGCCCGCTCCCGCTCAAAAACATCCGTGATATTGGGCAGGACCAGGAGGTCCATGAAGCGTTTGATAAAGGTGGACTTCCCAGTGCGGACTGGTCCAACGATTCCCAGGTAGATATCGCCCCCTGTGCGCTCGGCGATATCTTTAAAAATGTCCACTTTTTCCACAAAAATTCCCTCCCTTTTGAGTGCTGTCCCAAAACCGGGGAAGGGCCCCCACCTTATCCCCCACCTCCCTATCACAAGATGATGGATACCGGATAACTGGACTAGCACGTTACGCAGTATAAGTATATTGATTGGCTTGGGCATTTATGTCAAAATTTCTTTTGCCACGAGAATTTTCTGCATTGTAGAACTCCTACGTAGCCACTACCCAATCCTTTATCATTGCTATGTAAGGTTCAAGCAATATATTCCATTAAGCAAAAAAGACGTAAGGAATTTTTCCTTACGTCTTTTTTGCTTGCAAACCAGGCTTCATACCGAGATGCATGGTTGACCTATTGGGTTGACCTAGTCATTTCGCTGCAGCCTCGTGTTGTAGGCACTATTTTCCATAGCAATTTGGGCTACTTCCTCAATCTCATGTTTTTTTCCTCGCATCATGAGGGCTGATACTGCTACCTTGGGGTCAGTTCCCTCAAAGATAACTTGATAGGCTTGTTCCACAATAGGCATAGATATCCCATATTGACGGCTCAATTCAAAGGCTACCTTTGTAGTGCGGATACCTTCTACTACCATCCCTACCTCTTGTAAAACCTGATCTAAAGGTTTTCCTTGCCCTAAGGCGACTCCAGCGCGACGATTGCGACTATGTTGACTGGTGCAAGTCACGATAAGGTCCCCGACTCCAGATAAACCCGCGAAGGTCAAGGGATTCCCTCCCATAGCAACACCCAATCGGGTTATTTCAGCAATTCCTCGTGTCATAAGCGCAGCCTTTGTATTATCGCCAAAACCAAGTCCTTCAGCGAAACCGGCGCACAGAGCAATAATATTCTTGAAGGCTCCTCCGAGTTCCACACCGATTGTATCTGGGTTGGTATAGACGCGGAAGTTAGGAGTCATCATGACATCCTGGACCGCTTCTGCAGCTTTCGTATCGTGGGAAGCCACGACGACAGTAGTAGGCATATCCTTACCCACCTCTTCGGCATGACTAGGCCCCGACAAAACCACGATTGAGTTGTTTGGAAGCTCTTCCGTGAGTACCTCGGAAAGGCGCTTATGGCTTCTCTCTTCTAATCCCTTTGCCGTATTGACAACGATGGTTTCCTTCTTAAGAAAGGATCTTATCCTTTGAGCAGTCTCCCGTACACTATGGGAGGGGACACTGAGGATGAGCATATCCGTATCCTCAAGTTCAGTGATATCCACAGATGGTTGCACGGTCTCAGGCAACGTCACTCCCGGTAAGTAATGAAGATTCTCGCGTCGCTCATCCATGAGACTCATCTCTTGGGGGTTGCGACCAAGTAATACGACCTCATGACCAGCTTTACCCATAGCGACAGCTAAGGCAGTTCCCCAACTCCCTGCTCCATATACGGTTATTTTAGTCAAAATAATGCCCCCTCCCCAGCAAAATATCGAAGAATATAGCAAAATATATTAAAGTACTATTGCCTATTTTTTAAAATTAATACGATTCTCCGTTCCCTTGAGAACTCTTTGTAGATTCGTGCGGTGACGAATAATCACACCACTCACAGCAATGACTGCAAAAACCTTATACGCCAGGGGCTCGTTCAAGATAAAAACTAAAACACCAACAGTTAAAGCTCCTAATACCGAGCCCATTGAAACGTAACGAGTGATAAATACAACTAGGACAAACAAGGCAATCGCTATACCGGTGATCTCCGGCATTAATACTAAGATAATACCAAAGCCGGAAGCCACTCCCTTACCGCTAGGTTTGAAGCCAAAGAAAGGATTCCAACTGTGTCCAGCCATGGCCAATAGACCCGCCACGATTCCTCCCCAAGGCCCGAAAAAATGATACCCTAAATAGGCCGCCATGGCACCCTTCAAGGCATCTCCTAAGAGCACAAGAGCACCGATTTTAGCACCCAACAAGCGGAAGGCATTGGTGGTGCCCATATTTCCGCTACCGTGTTTGCGAACATCAACCCCCTTGAAGCGACCTGCAAAATAGGCAAATGGAATGGCTCCTAGTAGATAAGCGATAACGAATATCGCATACTCCCCCATGATTAGTCCCTCTCTTCGTCTTTTTGGCGCACAATCATCCGGATGGGTGAACCTTCAAACCCAAAGTTTGCCCGTACTTGGTTTTCTAAATAGCGGCGATAGGAAAAGTGCATCAGCTCATGATCATTAACAAAAAAGACAAAGGTTGGTGGTTTCACTCCGACCTGCGTTGCATAAAGAATCTTGAGACGTCTCCCCTTATCCGAGGGAGGCGGATTGAGGTGAGTCCATTCTCTGACTAAGGTATTCAATGTCGCGGTAGCCACCCGGGTGGAGTTCTGCTCCGCTACAAAATCGACCAAATCCAGTAAT from Desulfitobacterium dichloroeliminans LMG P-21439 encodes the following:
- the nrfD gene encoding NrfD/PsrC family molybdoenzyme membrane anchor subunit; protein product: MHLHWGWLIVIYLFLGGLGAGAYLTSYAAGKGWLGNSPALKRAGYFMAAPIVAFGTALLVFDLGQGLKKPWLLIGLLRNITSSVMTWGVYILALFICVGLVVAFFTLKKKAIPKGLEGLGAILALATCAYTGLLVAVVEAIPFWNSFAMPILFVISAISTGLSITILVANIIDRGLATDEYKTTKLHFYLVSLEIVLVAFIFSLANAGNKGAVAAESAGKAISGDLALWFWVFLVGLGLVIPLLISAYGIRKLGSSAHSGHVQAAAGSSSSVAVHEEHGFAKVLLLSDAFVVLGGFVLRYVVIFAALPIWNGTLS
- a CDS encoding 4Fe-4S dicluster domain-containing protein — its product is MSKLDVKLTRRTALKVGALTAAAVAVGIPMGSLKETSVKAAGTESGESKQLGFSYDQNKCINCKLCAKACKQTNNWEPGAEWRKVHSAKTEKGSVFLSMSCNHCEEPACMTVCPVKAYTKREKDGIVVHDTKKCVGCAYCVYACPYHAPQFIKSGTGAVTKCSFCVEIQDAGGQPACVTACPVDALNYGDMTELRKIPGAVAPEVNGLPPVSITNPSFVIIPKA
- a CDS encoding polyprenyl synthetase family protein; translated protein: MKQLWLFNQINSDLQRVEKELHAYIETDFPVLDQSAVQLLDAGGKRLRPAFTLLAGKFYGYPIDKLLPVAMALELIHMATLVHDDVVDASTTRRGRPTVKAKWGNIVSIATGDYLLAKALELLAQINHPDVSRILAEVSVEMSQGEIQQIKASNDVNQNLKQYYYRIKRKTAMLISASCKLGAIVSSAPRREVWALGAYGHDLGMAFQVVDDVLDVTSEASELGKPVGGDIRQGIMTLPLILALDRSKDKDQLRKILGKTEKTEGEITESIRMIKESGAIEASMHYVDLYINKANTHLQELPNVPTRKALVELACFIKARKF
- a CDS encoding Sec-independent protein translocase subunit TatA/TatB; translated protein: MSFNEIIVLLVIALVLFGPEDLPDVARAIGKVVFEIKKIAGDMTKEFQDVVDTPSNVLKKTLDETLKTPTTTPKKSSQADTQGTADAAKTEATDDSETTNPTPGENDTSEEELLTYDEDPLAELPQDMVSHEK
- the tatC gene encoding twin-arginine translocase subunit TatC, with the translated sequence MRRRKRLDENMPLMEHISALRKVLLFAAYGIVLGTVVGWIYSDPVYRFLANPVLQIGTVDFITTTPMEPIMVKLKVSLVVGVVLALPIIFWQIWSFVLPALKQNEKKYLYMIVPSSLILFVAGLAFAFFFVIPIGLKFLLFAGGAAVDSTPLLTKSSYLTFIIRFILTFGLVFQLPVVLLLLIRIGVITPASLAKKRKYAFFGIVVVTMLISPTPDIMTQSLMVLPTYLLYEVSIWLGYIVVRNREKTLQG
- a CDS encoding polyprenyl synthetase family protein, encoding MSLLTEHFKEELEEIRKTLRREIKLKAAEFDDLVELDFDELDNNACSLIVLSISQAFGGVNRSAIRLAIILQYIFMADQVHRLMTDDPDLEESKRQFPVLVGDFLYGKFFLSLCKENMLHFLAPLAKVIESMNQGAITRWLAKDRTVDQAEFLKIFEMERATLTGLAARLGAELSGCPVKVQNQCEVLGWNLGLAWAASQDQVEDNVINDALHEARNVLLELPNPKGHSLGELINYIESHLKIETLKINYE
- the speD gene encoding adenosylmethionine decarboxylase yields the protein MNNSLGRHVLAEIYGCNFDILNNREEVESIMVNAALEAGAEVREVVFHKFSPQGVSGVVVISESHLAIHTWPELGYAAVDVFTCGDRVNPWDACNYLTEQFMAGHMTATEMKRGIVEDSKEAVNL
- a CDS encoding ACT domain-containing protein, coding for MASQNRNKDFLIISKNILPEAILKTAQAKELLVKGDAQTINEAVDRVQLSRSAFYKYKDGVFPFYEASKEKIITLSLTLENTAGVLSNVLNTIACFRANILTINQGIPLQGIANVTISIENTGMVDTPENLLAGLGEIQGVRKIEVIGQN
- the spoIVA gene encoding stage IV sporulation protein A — its product is MEKVDIFKDIAERTGGDIYLGIVGPVRTGKSTFIKRFMDLLVLPNITDVFERERANDELPQSGSGRQITTTEPKFIPADAVEILVKDSIQMKVRLVDCVGYAVEGAIGYEAEDGEEPRLVRTSWSDEPIPFQEAAEIGTRKVITDHSTIGIVITTDGSITDIPREAYVDAEERVIDELKHLGKPYVIVMNTTRPYSEMSMELASSLEEKYGVPVIPVNCLEMTPEDITQILEEVLYEFPVAEVNIEIPKWVEELESSHPVRTSFEEAVRQSIEGIRRIRDIDMALDKLGECPNAQDVLLKQMNLGTGTADIEMTAIDGLFKTVLEEMTGVDVEGEHTLMRLVLDYSKAKKEWDKIAPAIDEVRAHGYGVVTPHLDEMFLEEPELVKSGGHYGIKLKASAPSLHILRADVTTEITPLIGTEKQAEDLVRYILDEFESDPKKVWESNIFGKSLHDLVREGVQTKLYRMPENAQHKLQDTLQRIVNDGNGGLICIII
- a CDS encoding NAD(P)H-dependent glycerol-3-phosphate dehydrogenase → MTKITVYGAGSWGTALAVAMGKAGHEVVLLGRNPQEMSLMDERRENLHYLPGVTLPETVQPSVDITELEDTDMLILSVPSHSVRETAQRIRSFLKKETIVVNTAKGLEERSHKRLSEVLTEELPNNSIVVLSGPSHAEEVGKDMPTTVVVASHDTKAAEAVQDVMMTPNFRVYTNPDTIGVELGGAFKNIIALCAGFAEGLGFGDNTKAALMTRGIAEITRLGVAMGGNPLTFAGLSGVGDLIVTCTSQHSRNRRAGVALGQGKPLDQVLQEVGMVVEGIRTTKVAFELSRQYGISMPIVEQAYQVIFEGTDPKVAVSALMMRGKKHEIEEVAQIAMENSAYNTRLQRND
- the plsY gene encoding glycerol-3-phosphate 1-O-acyltransferase PlsY, which encodes MGEYAIFVIAYLLGAIPFAYFAGRFKGVDVRKHGSGNMGTTNAFRLLGAKIGALVLLGDALKGAMAAYLGYHFFGPWGGIVAGLLAMAGHSWNPFFGFKPSGKGVASGFGIILVLMPEITGIAIALFVLVVFITRYVSMGSVLGALTVGVLVFILNEPLAYKVFAVIAVSGVIIRHRTNLQRVLKGTENRINFKK